From the genome of Vicia villosa cultivar HV-30 ecotype Madison, WI linkage group LG2, Vvil1.0, whole genome shotgun sequence, one region includes:
- the LOC131652252 gene encoding uncharacterized protein LOC131652252, which produces MMTPYRGRGRGYGRGGRGSNNMLPQPESNIPLIGDWTTVYKGRKMQQLPASSSKKEDIASSSNKNTSYKEIAVNNPPQEQLDYFENPVTEKIMYVDEEDIKINPNDGWSIKTRYLESRGYPGLHGKSRPHLEILLTVTESVTITHHYQNNNPESFINFSKCHINKILLPREWGLNPNGEKAIRIAEGKYIYFNYWDYVQAFTQAFYYPNPKNKHSWFFSINPELINRPVPNWFYEWWTKFGPSLEILPKEILDLYNPWCDNSPLIINILSENLITGQCPFLFFAKFQIPWIWRWSITMSQDKFNIPILERNFFYKWWNKMSSEEIQNKIIMIQAAIAEDQNKKAKEQNSQQLSMGNLKNFFQRKYPNETEEEIMVRTLNYMKNQFFSTFPTKTSRDENSSMKTSSSMGSMDSNNFDCLAGETQAEDPTAEDFWDAMIQSMAQKAKDKAKR; this is translated from the coding sequence ATGATGACCCCATATAGGGGAAGAGGCCGCGGCTATGGCCGTGGTGGAAGAGGGAGTAACAATATGTTACCCCAACCTGAATCAAACATTCCTCTAATAGGGGATTGGACTACAGTTTACAAAGGAAGAAAAATGCAGCAATTACCTGCATCTTCATCAAAAAAGGAAGATATTGCTTCCTCATCTAATAAAAATACTTCCTACAAGGAAATTGCGGTTAATAACCCACCTCAAGAACAACTGGATTATTTTGAAAATCCAGTAACTGAAAAAATCATGTATGTTGATGAGGAAGATATTAAGATAAATCCAAATGATGGATGGTCTATCAAAACAAGATACCTCGAATCACGAGGATATCCAGGTCTTCATGGAAAATCTAGGCCTCACCTAGAAATTCTTTTGACTGTTACCGAATCGGTAACAATAACTCATCACTACCAAAACAATAACCCCGAAAGTTTTATAAACTTCAGTAAATGCCATATTAATAAAATCTTGTTACCAAGAGAATGGGGTCTCAACCCAAATGGTGAAAAAGCAATAAGAATTGCTGAAGGAAagtatatttactttaattattggGACTATGTCCAAGCTTTTACTCAAGCTTTTTATTACCCAAATCCTAAGAATAAGCATTCATGGTTCTTCTCTattaatccagaattgattaataGACCAGTACCAAATTGGTTTTATGAATGGTGGACAAAATTTGGTCCGTCTTTAGAAATTTTACCCAAAGAAATACTTGACTTGTACAACCCCTGGTGTGATAATAGTCCActtatcataaatattttatctGAAAATTTAATCACAGGTCAATGTCCATTTTTATTCTTTGCTAAATTTCAGATTCCTTGGATATGGAGATGGTCTATCACCATGTCACAAGATAAATTCAATATTCccattttagaaagaaatttcttttataaatggTGGAACAAGATGAGTTCCGAAGAgatccaaaataaaattattatgattCAAGCAGCCATAGCTGAAGACCAAAATAAAAAAGCCAAAGAGCAAAATTCCCAACAATTGTCCATGGGAAATTTGAAGAATTTCTTCCAAAGAAAATATCCAAatgaaacagaagaagaaattatggtTAGAACGCTGAATTATATGAAGAATCAATTCTTCTCCACTtttccaacaaaaacatcaagagatGAAAATTCATCTATGAAGACTAGCTCTTCTATGGGATCCATGGATTCCAATAATTTTGATTGTTTGGCAGGAGAAACCCAAGCAGAGGACCCTACTGCTGAAGATTTTTGGGATGCCATGATTCAATCCATGGCCCAAAAGGCAAAGGATAAAGCCAAAAGATAG